GTTGCTAAAAACGCTATTCTCCTTGTTGATAGAACCAACTTTATGAGAAGTCAGGGTGAAGGTGTAATAGACGCGATTATTGACGCGGGCAGGATGAGAATCCGCCCAATATTCATGACAACACTGACAATGATTTTCGGTATGATGCCGATCGCGCTTTCCGGAAGCCCCGGCGCCGAATGGAAATCCGGTCTTGCCTGGGCATTGATTGGAGGATTAACAAGCTCTCTGTTTCTTACTCTTATTGTTGTTCCGATAGTTTATACGAAAGTTGAAGAGATGAGGGTTTCTATTCCATTGCGAATTAAAAAGATCATTCGACTTTTTGTTAAAAAGAAACCGGAAATTGCAACTCCGGCAGAAGAATTAGGATAAGAAAAAAAATATATAGATGGCTTGATGCCGCTCCTGTTTTAGAAGCGGCATTTTTTATGCCGGTTAATACAGCTTTTTTTATTTTTGTGTCAGTTACTTTATTGCAAGGTGTTAATGAAATACTCCGTTATAGTTTTTGATCTTGGAAACGTATTAATCCCGTTCGATTATACAAAACCGATTGAACACTTCAATAACCTTAAGCCCGGGATGGGCGACCAGTTCGCTCAATTGTATAAGGATAATTATCACATTCACCGCTCATTCGAAAAAGGGGAGTTGTCCCGCCATCAGTACCTCTCACAAATGATTGAATGGCTCGAAGGCAGGATAAACGGCGATGATTTCTGCAGAATATTCTCCGATATATTCTCATTGAATCAGGATGTAATAGATCTGCTTCCCAAACTCAAGGAACACTATACTCTCTGCCTTCTCTCTAATACGAATGAGATTCATAAAGAATACGGGTACCAGCATCATCAATTCTTAAACCACTTCGATAAGCTGTTCCTTTCGCATGAAGTCGGAGCCATTAAACCGGAAGAAAAAATCTACAGAACCGTTGAGAACTTTACTGGAAAGCCGTCCGGCGAGCATTTATTTATTGACGATATTCAGGAATATGTTGACGGCGCGAAAGCCTGCGGCTGGGATGGAATTCAATTTAATTCCTGCGGAGAATTGCTGAAAGAATTTGATTCGAGAAAAATTTTGCTTAACAGCCGTTAGCTCGATTCTTCAATCCATTTTTTCCACGTATCGGGCTGATACCCAATTGTTACATCACTGCCGTTTCTTACAATCGGCGTTTTAAACAGAAGTGAATCATTCAATAATTCCTCTTCAATATCAAAACGCATGTACTGCATATTACGCTTTTTGAACTGTTTCCCCTCGCGATCAATTAATTCTTCCAAAGGAAATTTCCTAGCGATATTATCAAGTTCGCCTTTAGCCAGTCCTTTTTCGTTCAGATCCCTGAAATGAAACGGAATCCTTCTCTCCTTAAAATACCGCTCTGCTTTCCGGGTATCGCTGCAGTTTTTTGTCCCGATTATTTGAATATTCATGGCAAATCCGGAGTAATGGTTAATTCATTGTTTAGCTTAATCAAAAATTATATTTTGCACCGCCTAATTTAATCATTAGAAAACATTTTGGAAGCGTTATGAAAAAAACAGCATCCGCTATATTAATTTTATTATCAGGGTTATTTATTATGAACTGCTCTCAAGAACAGAAGCAAGACGATTTTAAGTATGTAGCCGAACAATTTGCTGATTTGCGTATTCAGCGTTACAGGGTCCCGGGATTTGAGGATTTATCATTGCCTCAGAAAACTCTCCTCTATTATCTCTATCAGGCAGCGCTTTCCGGCAGGGATATTATCTGGGATCAGAACTACAAGCACAATTTATATATAAGAAGAACTCTGGAAGGGATTGTTAAATCCTACAGCGGCGATAGAACAGTTCCCGAGTTTGCTAAATTTTTAGAATACACAAAACGTGTCTGGTTCTCAAACGGGATTCATCATCATTATTCGAATAAAAAATTCACTCCCGGCTTTTCTGAAGAATATTTCCGTCAGTTAATTTCCGGAACAGACGAGTATTCTCTTCCGCTTCAAAACGGTGAGATGATTGATGACCTGATAAATAAACTTATCCCGGTCCTTTTTGACCCTAATGTAGATCAATATAAAGTCAACCAGGATCCTAATTCGGATCTCGTAAGAACTTCTGCTGTTAATTTTTATGAAGGCGTATCCCAAAAGGAAGTCGAAAATTATTATAAAAGAATCGCTGATCCTGAAGACCCGAAACCGGTTTCTTACGGCTTGAATTCGAAACTTGTAAAAGAAAACGGTGAAGTTGTTGAACAGACCTGGAAACTTGGAGGAATGTATAATAACGCTATAAGGCAGATTCTCTTCTGGTTGAATAAAGCTGCTGGAGTTGCCGAAAACGACCATCAGAAAAAAACTCTTGAACTGCTTATTGAGTATTATAAAACGGGCGACTTAAAAAAATGGGACGAATATAATATCGAATGGGTTAAAGATACTCTTTCCGTAATAGATGTTGTAAACGGATTCATTGAAACGTATAATGATCCTCTCGGTTACAGGGCGAACTACGAATCTGTTGTTTCGTTTAAGGATCTGGAAGCA
This Melioribacteraceae bacterium DNA region includes the following protein-coding sequences:
- a CDS encoding HAD family phosphatase produces the protein MKYSVIVFDLGNVLIPFDYTKPIEHFNNLKPGMGDQFAQLYKDNYHIHRSFEKGELSRHQYLSQMIEWLEGRINGDDFCRIFSDIFSLNQDVIDLLPKLKEHYTLCLLSNTNEIHKEYGYQHHQFLNHFDKLFLSHEVGAIKPEEKIYRTVENFTGKPSGEHLFIDDIQEYVDGAKACGWDGIQFNSCGELLKEFDSRKILLNSR
- a CDS encoding arsenate reductase family protein; the protein is MNIQIIGTKNCSDTRKAERYFKERRIPFHFRDLNEKGLAKGELDNIARKFPLEELIDREGKQFKKRNMQYMRFDIEEELLNDSLLFKTPIVRNGSDVTIGYQPDTWKKWIEESS